The following are encoded together in the Echeneis naucrates chromosome 9, fEcheNa1.1, whole genome shotgun sequence genome:
- the wu:fa19b12 gene encoding uncharacterized protein wu:fa19b12, with protein MAKRRAQDTPLRNSPSKRCCRSVCGVDPGQDCTAPAGGVSLSPPSLLALLGSRCRKRPHYFEEQQQEEAAELFPTTVQGDARRKHPAGVGTVQTSGTFHDRGRSSSLTNTKKRPREDRAGRVSPPADDKSAGGDMDAEDCTFNSFQYWRAPLPELDLSLLEDVSGCSPSTQKSNVKDSFSDVMET; from the exons ATGGCTAAGAGACGCGCCCAGGACACTCCACTCAGAAACTCCCCTTCCAAAAGATGCTGCCGCTCGGTGTGCGGTGTGGACCCGGGGCAGGACTGCACCGCACCGGCCGGGGGTGTGAGCCTGAGCCCGCCGTCCCTGCTGGCTCTGCTGGGCAGCCGCTGCAGGAAGAGGCCGCACTACTTCGAGGAGCAGCAACAGGAAGAAGCCGCGGAGCTTTTTCCGACGACCGTGCAGGGCGACGCACGGAGAAAGCATCCCGCAGGTGTCGGGACGGTGCAGACTTCTGGAACTTTCCACGACCGAGGCAGATCCAGTTCACTCACAAACACCAAGAAACGGCCCCGAGAAGACCGTGCAGGGAGAGTTTCTCCCCCAGCTGATGATAAG TCTGCAGGTGGAGACATGGATGCTGAAGACTGCACTTTTAACTCCTTTCAGTACTGGAGGGCCCCCTTACCTGAGCTTGACCTCTCACTGCTGGAGGACGTCAGCGGCTGTTCCCCATCAACGCAAAAGTCAAACGTCAAAGACTCCTTTTCTGATGTCATGGAGACCTGA